Part of the Planctomycetota bacterium genome, TGCGATTGGGTCGCGCTTCGACCGCCGCCATGGGCGCGGCGAGCGCCGTCATTGAAAAAGCCTTGCGCGAGCAGATGCCGTGAGGGAATCAGAACCTTGAAAATCAGTGACATGAAAGCAACGTCGCCATGACCCCGCGAAAGATCCTTCTCTACGGCGGCTCCTTCAATCCGCCCCATCTGCGGCATGTCTCACTGGCACAGCAAGCCGCAAAGGCGATCGGCGCGAGCGAGATCCGCGTGATCCCCACCAACATCAATCCGCAGCGGCAGAACGAGCCCCCCGCTTCCGCTCCGCACCGCGTGGCCATGCTGGCCATCGCCTTCCGGAACGAGCCGCTTGCGTCCATCGACACCGCCGAGATCGACCGTGGCGGCCCGAGTTTCATGGTGGACACGCTGAATCAATTTCGCCGGCAATTTCCCGATGCCCAGTTGTTCCTGCTGCTGGGCGGCGATCAGGTGCTCAACTTCTACACCTGGCGCGAGCCCGAGACGATTCTTTCCCTGGCCATGCCGGTCATCGTGCCGCGGGCGCCGCATGACGCGGCTTCACTGGTGCGGCAACTGTCCACGCAGCACGGCGAAGCGGTCGCGAACCGCTGGAAGCCCTGGATTCTTCCGCTTGAGGCGGAACCCGATTCAAGCACGGAGTTGCGGCAGGGAATTGCCGCA contains:
- the nadD gene encoding nicotinate (nicotinamide) nucleotide adenylyltransferase, encoding MTPRKILLYGGSFNPPHLRHVSLAQQAAKAIGASEIRVIPTNINPQRQNEPPASAPHRVAMLAIAFRNEPLASIDTAEIDRGGPSFMVDTLNQFRRQFPDAQLFLLLGGDQVLNFYTWREPETILSLAMPVIVPRAPHDAASLVRQLSTQHGEAVANRWKPWILPLEAEPDSSTELRQGIAAGKSASELDIDPEVLNYIQKHKLYR